In a genomic window of Lacrimispora sp. BS-2:
- the rpoD gene encoding RNA polymerase sigma factor RpoD yields MEKDNFLDKLGKLVELAKTKHNALDVTEINNFFIGEELTTEQMDQIYTYLENRGVDVIPVIDDSVLTDDVLMSDNLLIDDDLDDSFIKDMDEEDIDLDAIDLLDGIGTEDPVRMYLKEIGTVPLLNAEEELRLAKRKADGDDDAKERLIEANLRLVVSIAKRYTGRGMSFLDLVQEGNLGLIKGVEKFDYTKGYKLSTYATWWIRQSVTRALADQARTIRVPVHMVETINKMSKMQRKLTLELGYEPSVAELAEALDMSEDKVMEIMQIAREPASLETPIGEEDDSNLGDFVADNNVVTPEGNVESVMLREHIDALLGDLKERERQVIVLRFGLEDGHPRTLEEVGKEFNVTRERIRQIEAKALRKLRNPVRSKRIRDFL; encoded by the coding sequence GTGGAAAAGGATAATTTTTTAGATAAGCTTGGAAAACTTGTCGAACTTGCAAAAACGAAGCATAATGCGTTGGACGTAACAGAGATTAATAACTTCTTTATAGGGGAAGAACTGACAACAGAGCAGATGGATCAGATTTATACGTACCTGGAGAATCGCGGCGTAGACGTGATCCCGGTCATTGACGACTCCGTTTTAACTGATGATGTGCTCATGTCAGACAACCTGCTTATAGATGATGATCTTGACGACAGTTTTATAAAAGATATGGATGAGGAAGATATTGATCTTGACGCCATTGACTTACTGGATGGCATCGGAACGGAAGATCCTGTCCGCATGTACTTAAAGGAAATTGGCACGGTACCACTTTTGAATGCAGAGGAAGAACTGCGCCTTGCTAAGAGAAAAGCAGATGGCGATGATGATGCCAAAGAGCGTTTAATCGAGGCAAATCTGCGTCTTGTAGTCAGCATTGCAAAGCGTTATACAGGGCGGGGAATGAGCTTCCTTGATTTGGTTCAGGAAGGAAATTTAGGCCTTATTAAAGGTGTGGAAAAATTTGATTATACCAAAGGTTATAAATTAAGTACATATGCTACCTGGTGGATTCGGCAGTCTGTAACCAGAGCCCTTGCAGACCAGGCCAGAACCATCCGCGTACCTGTGCATATGGTAGAAACGATTAATAAAATGTCCAAGATGCAGAGAAAGCTGACTCTTGAGCTTGGATATGAGCCGTCTGTGGCAGAGCTGGCAGAAGCCCTTGACATGTCAGAGGACAAGGTTATGGAGATCATGCAGATCGCCAGAGAGCCAGCATCCCTTGAAACACCCATTGGTGAGGAAGATGACTCCAACCTGGGAGATTTCGTGGCTGACAATAATGTTGTGACTCCGGAAGGTAACGTAGAATCCGTTATGCTGAGAGAGCACATTGATGCCCTTTTGGGAGATTTAAAGGAGAGGGAGCGCCAGGTGATCGTACTCAGATTTGGATTAGAGGATGGCCATCCCCGTACTTTGGAAGAAGTTGGAAAAGAATTTAATGTTACCAGGGAGCGCATCAGGCAGATAGAAGCAAAGGCCCTTAGAAAGCTTAGAAATCCTGTTCGAAGCAAACGGATCAGAGATTTCCTATAA
- a CDS encoding epoxyqueuosine reductase QueH translates to MNQRNYQKELDQVIAGLEEQGKVPRLLLHSCCAPCSSYVLEYLSRYFEITVYFYNPNIYPPEEYVMRVKEQKRLIDSMNFSHPVTLETGAYEPEEFYRIVRGLEKEPEGGARCFKCYELRLQEAAKVAQAGRFDYFTTTLSISPLKNAEKLNEIGEKLAKEYRVAYLPSDFKKKNGYKRSVELSGEYGLYRQDYCGCIYSQNERQKLSEIS, encoded by the coding sequence ATGAACCAGAGGAATTATCAGAAGGAATTGGATCAGGTTATTGCAGGATTGGAGGAACAGGGAAAAGTCCCCAGGCTGCTTTTACACAGTTGCTGTGCGCCGTGCAGCAGCTATGTGCTGGAATATTTATCCCGCTATTTTGAAATAACCGTGTATTTCTATAATCCTAATATCTATCCACCGGAGGAGTATGTAATGCGGGTGAAAGAGCAGAAAAGGCTTATTGATTCCATGAATTTTAGTCATCCTGTGACTTTGGAAACAGGTGCTTATGAACCGGAAGAATTTTACCGGATTGTAAGAGGTCTTGAAAAGGAGCCGGAAGGCGGTGCCCGGTGCTTTAAATGCTATGAACTGCGCCTCCAGGAGGCGGCAAAGGTCGCGCAGGCAGGACGTTTTGATTATTTCACCACCACCCTGTCCATAAGCCCTTTAAAGAACGCGGAAAAGCTCAATGAAATTGGTGAGAAGCTGGCCAAGGAATACCGTGTCGCTTATCTACCCTCTGATTTCAAGAAAAAGAACGGATATAAGCGGTCTGTGGAGCTTTCTGGAGAATACGGTTTATACAGGCAGGACTACTGCGGCTGTATCTATTCCCAGAATGAAAGGCAGAAACTTTCTGAAATTTCTTAG
- a CDS encoding HPr family phosphocarrier protein, with amino-acid sequence MLSKTLTVVNPSGLHLRPAGVLSQTAMKFKSDVIIEYGEKRIVAKSVLNVMAAGIKCGTEIKLICEGEDEAAAMKTMTEAIESGLGEM; translated from the coding sequence ATGTTATCAAAAACACTGACCGTAGTAAATCCATCCGGACTTCATTTAAGACCAGCAGGGGTTCTGTCTCAGACAGCTATGAAATTTAAATCTGATGTAATCATCGAATATGGAGAGAAGAGAATCGTTGCTAAGAGCGTGTTAAACGTTATGGCAGCCGGAATTAAGTGCGGAACAGAGATTAAATTGATCTGTGAAGGCGAAGATGAGGCAGCAGCAATGAAGACCATGACCGAAGCAATTGAAAGCGGCCTTGGAGAAATGTAA
- the gltB gene encoding glutamate synthase large subunit has protein sequence MDKGLQFPNKKTLPGLYDPRFEHDNCGIGAVANIKGIKTHKTVDQALHIVENLEHRAGKDAEGKTGDGVGIMLQISHKFFKKVTKPLGIDLGDEREYGVGMFFFPQDELARNQAKKMFEIIVKKEGLEFSGWRDVPIHPELIGAKAVDCMPCIAQGFVKKPADTAKGLEFDRKLYVSRRIFEQSNDNTYVVSLSSRTIVYKGMFLVKELRKFFTDLQDKDYESAIAVVHSRFSTNTNPSWMRAHPNRLIVHNGEINTIRGNVDKMMAREENMESEYFRYDMHKVLPIINQEGSDSAMLDNALEFMMMSGMDLPLSVMVTIPAPWEHDKSMPQEIKDFYRYYATMMEPWDGPASIVFSDGDLVGAVLDRNGLRPSRYYITDDDQMILASEVGAIDIEQSHVVRKERLRPGKMLLIDTVKGCLVSDEELKEYYAARQPYGEWLDSNLIELRELSIPNKGVPAMSREERAKLQKTYGYTYEEYKTMILPMALNGSEAVSAMGADSPLAVLSKKHQPLFNYFKQLFAQVTNPPIDSIREEIVTSTTVYVGEEGNILEETAENCKILKVNNPILTCTDLLKIKNMKKPGFKVEVIPITYYKNTSLEKAIDRLFLEADRAHRDGANIIILSDRDIDENHLPIPSLLAVSALQQHLVKTKKRTSVALILESGEPREVHHFATLLGYGACAINPYLAQESIRSLIENGMLDKDYYAAVEDYNAAVLHGIVKIASKMGISTIQSYQGAQIFEAIGISKNVIDKYFTDTVSRVGGITLDDIANDVDVLHSAAFDPLGLDVDLTLDSVGSHKERAGQEEHLYNPLTIHLLQEAARTGSYEVFKEYTHTLTEEGQTVNLRSLLDFDYSKSKEIPVEEVESEESIVKRFKTGAMSYGSISQEAHETLAIAMNRIRGKSNSGEGGESLERLTVGADGVNRCSAIKQVASGRFGVTSRYLVSAREIQIKMAQGAKPGEGGQLPGNKVYPWVAKTRHSTTGVGLISPPPHHDIYSIEDLAQLIYDLKNSNTDARISVKLVSEAGVGTVAAGVAKAGAQVILISSFDGGTGAAPRNSIYNAGLPWELGVAEAHQTLIMNGLRDKVILETDGKLMTGRDVAIACALGAEEFGFATAPLVTMGCVMMRVCNLDTCPVGIATQNPELRKRFKGKPEYVINFMYFIAKELREYMAKLGIRSVDELVGRTDLLKKKDNIPSERAGKVDFSAILGNSYTGQKLAGYGQKQVYDFELEKTMDEKILLKKLKEALRAGQKKSLHIDVSNTDRALGTIFGSEITRLYPNGLAEDTFTINCTGSGGQSFGAFIPRGLTLELVGDSNDYFGKGLSGGKLVVYPPQGVKFKAEDNIVIGNVALYGATSGKAFICGIAGERFCVRNSGATAVVEGVGDHGCEYMTGGRVVVLGPTGKNFAAGMSGGIAYVLDEKRDLYKRLNKEMVSFEEVSNKYDVLELKDMIKEHVAYTNSAKGKEILDNFGEYLPKFKKIMPHDYRRMLNTIVQMEEKGLSSEQAQIEAFYANTKK, from the coding sequence ATGGATAAAGGTTTACAATTCCCTAATAAAAAGACGCTGCCAGGCCTATATGATCCCCGATTTGAGCATGATAACTGCGGCATTGGAGCAGTTGCCAACATAAAGGGCATTAAGACTCACAAGACGGTGGATCAGGCTCTGCATATCGTAGAGAATCTGGAACACCGTGCAGGTAAGGATGCGGAAGGAAAGACAGGAGACGGAGTTGGAATCATGCTTCAGATTTCCCATAAGTTTTTCAAAAAGGTGACAAAGCCTTTAGGCATTGACCTTGGAGATGAAAGGGAATACGGAGTGGGAATGTTTTTCTTTCCCCAGGATGAACTTGCCAGAAACCAGGCCAAAAAGATGTTTGAGATCATTGTAAAGAAAGAGGGGCTTGAATTTTCAGGCTGGAGGGATGTTCCCATTCATCCGGAGCTGATCGGTGCCAAGGCTGTGGACTGTATGCCCTGCATTGCCCAGGGTTTTGTAAAGAAACCGGCTGATACTGCCAAGGGGCTGGAATTTGACCGGAAGCTTTATGTATCAAGGCGGATTTTCGAACAGAGCAATGACAATACCTATGTGGTTTCCCTAAGCAGCAGAACCATTGTTTATAAGGGCATGTTCCTTGTGAAAGAACTGAGAAAGTTTTTTACGGATCTTCAGGATAAGGATTATGAATCCGCCATTGCAGTGGTTCATTCCCGGTTCAGTACCAACACAAACCCCAGCTGGATGAGGGCTCATCCCAATCGCCTTATCGTACATAACGGCGAGATCAATACCATTCGCGGGAATGTGGATAAGATGATGGCAAGAGAAGAAAATATGGAGTCCGAGTATTTCCGGTATGACATGCATAAGGTCCTTCCTATTATTAATCAGGAAGGTTCTGACTCCGCCATGCTTGATAATGCACTGGAATTTATGATGATGAGCGGAATGGATCTTCCACTGTCTGTTATGGTGACAATTCCTGCACCGTGGGAGCATGACAAATCCATGCCTCAGGAAATTAAGGACTTTTACCGTTACTATGCGACCATGATGGAACCCTGGGATGGCCCGGCTTCTATCGTGTTCAGTGACGGCGACCTGGTTGGAGCCGTCCTGGACCGCAATGGCCTTCGTCCATCCAGATACTACATTACCGATGATGACCAGATGATCCTGGCTTCTGAGGTGGGTGCCATTGATATTGAACAGAGCCATGTGGTGAGAAAAGAACGTCTTCGTCCAGGAAAGATGCTCCTCATTGATACAGTTAAAGGCTGTCTGGTCAGCGATGAAGAACTGAAAGAATATTATGCGGCCCGCCAGCCTTATGGGGAATGGTTAGATTCCAATCTGATTGAACTGAGAGAGCTTTCCATTCCCAATAAAGGGGTTCCTGCCATGAGCAGAGAGGAAAGGGCAAAGCTTCAAAAGACATATGGTTATACCTATGAGGAATATAAGACCATGATTCTTCCCATGGCTTTAAACGGTTCGGAAGCAGTTTCCGCCATGGGGGCAGACAGTCCTCTGGCAGTACTGAGCAAAAAACACCAGCCTCTTTTCAACTATTTTAAACAGCTTTTTGCCCAGGTCACCAACCCGCCCATTGACTCCATTCGTGAAGAAATCGTTACCTCTACCACGGTTTATGTGGGCGAGGAAGGGAACATCCTGGAAGAGACAGCAGAAAACTGTAAGATATTAAAAGTCAATAATCCCATCCTTACCTGTACGGACCTGTTGAAAATTAAAAACATGAAAAAGCCTGGCTTTAAGGTTGAAGTGATTCCCATTACCTACTATAAAAATACTTCCCTGGAAAAAGCAATTGACAGGCTGTTTCTGGAAGCAGACCGGGCCCATAGGGATGGGGCGAATATCATCATCCTGTCTGACAGGGATATTGACGAAAACCATTTGCCCATCCCATCCTTGCTTGCCGTATCTGCCCTTCAGCAGCATCTGGTCAAGACAAAGAAGAGGACTTCCGTAGCGCTTATACTGGAAAGCGGAGAGCCAAGAGAGGTACACCACTTTGCGACCCTGCTGGGATATGGAGCTTGTGCCATCAACCCCTACCTAGCCCAGGAATCCATCCGTTCTCTTATTGAAAACGGCATGTTGGACAAGGATTATTACGCAGCGGTGGAGGATTATAATGCAGCAGTTCTTCACGGCATTGTAAAGATCGCTTCCAAAATGGGAATTTCCACCATACAATCCTACCAGGGAGCCCAGATTTTTGAGGCAATCGGCATTTCAAAGAACGTGATTGATAAATACTTCACGGATACAGTGAGCAGAGTGGGTGGAATTACCCTGGATGACATTGCAAATGATGTGGATGTCCTTCACTCAGCCGCTTTTGATCCCCTTGGTCTTGACGTGGATCTGACCCTGGACAGCGTAGGAAGCCATAAAGAGAGGGCAGGGCAGGAGGAACATTTATACAATCCTCTTACCATTCACCTTCTGCAGGAAGCGGCAAGAACAGGAAGCTATGAGGTTTTCAAAGAATATACCCATACCTTGACGGAAGAAGGGCAGACAGTTAATTTACGAAGCCTTTTGGATTTTGATTATTCCAAATCAAAGGAAATTCCTGTTGAAGAAGTGGAAAGTGAAGAATCCATTGTGAAACGGTTCAAAACGGGAGCCATGTCCTACGGCTCCATTTCCCAGGAGGCTCATGAAACCCTGGCGATTGCCATGAACCGGATTCGGGGCAAATCCAACAGCGGCGAGGGCGGTGAAAGCCTGGAGCGTCTGACCGTAGGGGCAGACGGTGTAAACCGCTGTTCAGCCATCAAGCAGGTAGCTTCCGGGCGTTTTGGAGTGACCTCAAGGTATCTGGTCAGCGCCAGGGAAATCCAGATTAAAATGGCCCAGGGTGCTAAGCCGGGAGAAGGAGGCCAGCTTCCAGGGAATAAGGTATATCCATGGGTTGCAAAAACCAGGCATTCAACCACCGGAGTAGGTCTTATTTCCCCGCCACCTCACCATGATATTTATTCCATTGAGGACCTGGCCCAGTTGATTTATGATTTGAAAAATTCCAATACCGATGCCAGAATTTCTGTTAAACTGGTTTCTGAGGCAGGCGTTGGCACGGTAGCAGCAGGTGTTGCAAAGGCCGGCGCCCAGGTAATCCTCATTTCATCCTTTGACGGTGGGACCGGTGCGGCTCCCAGAAATTCCATTTATAATGCAGGTCTTCCCTGGGAGCTTGGTGTGGCAGAGGCCCATCAGACCCTGATCATGAATGGGCTGAGAGATAAGGTGATTCTGGAGACAGACGGTAAGCTGATGACGGGACGGGATGTTGCAATTGCCTGTGCCCTGGGAGCGGAAGAATTTGGCTTTGCCACAGCTCCGCTTGTGACCATGGGCTGCGTCATGATGAGGGTCTGTAATCTGGATACATGTCCGGTGGGAATTGCTACCCAGAATCCGGAGCTGCGGAAGCGCTTTAAAGGAAAGCCGGAGTATGTGATTAACTTCATGTATTTTATTGCCAAAGAATTACGGGAATATATGGCAAAGCTTGGTATTCGCAGTGTGGATGAGCTGGTGGGCAGGACTGATCTGTTAAAGAAAAAGGATAATATTCCTTCTGAAAGAGCCGGAAAGGTTGATTTTTCCGCTATACTTGGAAATTCATATACAGGTCAGAAGCTTGCTGGCTATGGTCAAAAGCAGGTTTACGATTTTGAGCTGGAAAAGACCATGGATGAAAAGATCCTCCTTAAAAAATTAAAGGAAGCTCTCCGGGCGGGCCAGAAAAAGAGCCTTCATATCGATGTCTCCAATACGGACCGGGCACTGGGTACCATATTTGGTTCGGAAATAACCAGGCTGTATCCGAATGGATTGGCTGAGGATACCTTTACCATTAATTGTACGGGCAGCGGCGGCCAGAGCTTTGGAGCATTTATTCCCAGGGGCCTTACCCTGGAACTGGTGGGCGACAGCAACGATTATTTCGGAAAGGGACTTTCCGGCGGCAAGCTGGTGGTTTATCCCCCTCAGGGCGTGAAGTTTAAGGCTGAAGATAACATTGTGATCGGAAACGTGGCCTTATACGGCGCTACCAGCGGAAAGGCATTTATCTGCGGGATTGCAGGCGAACGGTTCTGTGTCCGGAACTCTGGTGCAACTGCTGTTGTGGAAGGCGTAGGAGACCATGGCTGCGAATATATGACAGGCGGACGCGTGGTGGTACTGGGGCCTACCGGCAAAAATTTTGCGGCAGGAATGAGCGGCGGCATCGCTTATGTGCTGGATGAAAAAAGAGATTTATATAAGAGGCTTAATAAGGAAATGGTTTCTTTTGAAGAGGTTTCCAATAAATACGATGTTCTTGAATTAAAAGATATGATCAAGGAGCATGTGGCTTATACCAATTCCGCAAAAGGAAAAGAGATCCTTGATAACTTTGGAGAGTATCTTCCTAAGTTTAAGAAAATCATGCCTCATGATTACAGACGCATGCTGAATACCATCGTTCAGATGGAGGAAAAAGGGTTAAGCAGCGAACAGGCACAGATTGAAGCATTTTATGCCAACACAAAGAAGTAA
- a CDS encoding glutamate synthase subunit beta → MGKPTGFLEYSRKTGKTADPKARIKNYNEFHLPLSEKEQKCQGARCMDCGVPFCQSGVILKGMVSGCPLNNLIPEWNELVYTGTWQQAYNRLKKTNSFPEFTARVCPAPCEAACTCGLNGDPVSIKENERAIIERAYESGIAGPVPPKIRTGKKVAVIGSGPAGLSAADQLNKRGHSVTVLEREDRIGGLLMYGIPNMKLEKHVIDRKVEIMKQEGVTFLTGADIGKNQKAKDLLKEYDRIILACGASNPRDLKVPGRDAEGIYFAVDFLKSTTKSLLNSNLQDNNHISTKGRHVIVIGGGDTGNDCVGTAIRQGCASVTQLEMMPRLPEKRTADNSWPEWPKVLKTDYGQEESIAVFGKDPRVYQTTVKEFVKDKSGKVVKAVLMGLEPKKDEKTGRMNMEPVAGSEKEVPADIVLIAAGFLGAQTYVADAFGVKLNGRSNVETENGKYKTNVDKVFAAGDMRRGQSLVVWAIREGREVAKEVDISLMGYSNLA, encoded by the coding sequence ATGGGAAAACCAACAGGATTTTTGGAATATAGCAGAAAAACAGGAAAAACGGCAGATCCCAAGGCTCGTATCAAGAATTATAACGAGTTTCACCTGCCTCTTTCCGAAAAAGAACAAAAGTGTCAGGGTGCGCGCTGCATGGATTGCGGCGTCCCCTTCTGCCAGTCCGGCGTGATCTTAAAGGGCATGGTTTCCGGCTGCCCCTTAAATAACCTGATCCCGGAATGGAATGAGCTTGTATACACGGGCACATGGCAGCAGGCCTATAACAGGCTAAAAAAAACTAACAGCTTTCCGGAATTCACCGCCAGGGTGTGCCCGGCTCCCTGTGAAGCCGCATGCACCTGCGGATTAAACGGAGATCCGGTGAGCATTAAAGAAAATGAACGTGCAATCATTGAACGCGCTTATGAAAGCGGCATAGCAGGCCCCGTACCGCCGAAGATCCGCACCGGTAAAAAGGTAGCGGTCATCGGTTCCGGCCCTGCAGGTTTGTCTGCAGCGGACCAGTTGAACAAGCGGGGGCACAGCGTCACCGTATTGGAAAGAGAAGACCGTATAGGCGGCCTTCTCATGTATGGAATTCCAAATATGAAGCTGGAAAAGCATGTCATAGACCGGAAAGTGGAGATTATGAAGCAGGAAGGAGTGACGTTCCTGACAGGTGCTGACATAGGAAAAAACCAGAAGGCCAAAGATCTGTTAAAGGAATATGACCGCATCATTCTGGCCTGCGGTGCCTCTAATCCAAGAGATTTAAAGGTCCCGGGAAGAGATGCCGAGGGAATTTATTTTGCAGTGGATTTCTTAAAATCCACTACAAAAAGTCTGCTGAATTCAAACTTACAGGATAATAACCATATTTCCACAAAAGGCAGGCATGTCATCGTTATTGGCGGCGGCGACACAGGAAACGACTGCGTGGGAACGGCCATACGCCAAGGCTGCGCTTCTGTCACCCAGCTTGAGATGATGCCAAGGCTCCCTGAAAAGAGAACTGCTGACAATAGCTGGCCTGAATGGCCGAAGGTATTGAAAACCGATTACGGCCAGGAAGAGTCCATTGCTGTATTTGGCAAGGATCCCAGGGTATATCAGACTACGGTAAAGGAGTTCGTCAAGGATAAGTCCGGCAAGGTAGTGAAAGCAGTGCTCATGGGGCTGGAGCCTAAAAAGGATGAAAAGACCGGCCGCATGAACATGGAACCAGTGGCCGGCAGTGAAAAAGAAGTTCCAGCCGATATTGTTTTAATCGCGGCAGGGTTTCTGGGGGCCCAGACTTATGTTGCTGACGCTTTTGGCGTGAAATTAAACGGCAGAAGCAATGTGGAGACTGAAAACGGGAAATATAAGACAAACGTGGATAAGGTGTTTGCAGCCGGAGATATGCGCCGGGGACAATCCCTGGTAGTTTGGGCGATCAGAGAAGGCCGGGAAGTGGCAAAGGAAGTAGACATCAGTTTAATGGGGTATTCCAATCTGGCATAG